Sequence from the Gracilinanus agilis isolate LMUSP501 chromosome 6, AgileGrace, whole genome shotgun sequence genome:
tctcttctcttctgtttttttaaatgttttatcacTATCACTCATTTCCTCACCCAATTAAAAATGTcacctttaaatttaaaaaacaaaaaatgctttGTGTCAAATAAACCTCATCATGCAAAACCCATCCACACATCATCCATATTTTTACTCTGCTACTTGGTTCTGTCACCTCTGCCAGGAAGTAGGGAACAAGCAGTCATTATTGATCACTGCATTGATTAGAGATCTTGAATCTTTCAGTTGGTTTTCATTACAATATTGTATTCTCCCAGGTTCTGTTCTCCCAGTTCTATTCATTTCCCTCTGCCTTGGTTAGTTATACTTGTCTGTTTCTCTGAAACCACCCCCACCCTTTTTTTGGAAAGTAttcctttcaacatttattatgacACCTATATTCTGTTACAATTCACAGACTGCGTTTGGGGAAGTGGGGGTGggatggaaggagaggaaagCTGAGGGGTGGGAGGTGACCCAGAGGCCAGGTGCCCCACCCCCCTGTGTTCAGGGGTTGGGGTCCAGGCTCCCAGCCCACCAAACTGGGGGCTGAGCTGGATCTCAGACAGGAAAGGTGGAAGAAGGCTGGGAGGGGAGACAACTCAAAGATTTAAGAGTGCCCCACTTCCTGCTGCACCCACCCCAGAATCCAGCCCCAACTGCCACATAGGGGTGGGAGCAGAGGGCAGAGGGAGCACAGTTAGCCTTTGGGAGTGGGGTTGCCCCCCCAAATAGAGATCTTTAAGGGGGGGGCGGGCCAGTGACAGTAAAGGAGATCCCCTCTTCTGCCCACCCTGCAACCCCTagtcccagacaggggagggataAAGGGAAGAGAGTGGCCTGAGAGCtccactcaggggagggagtaagtgcagaagggtggggagtggggaggcttaGTGGAGAGGGGGAGCTCTTCCTGGGACATAGGCTTGcacacagagaggtctctgtgtacaatctttggcacacatgccataggttctccatcacagGTAGAGGAGTGAGATATTCCAAAACTAATTTTTGACATACTATttcccaatttccccagcagtttttgccaaagaGTGAGTCcttattccaaaagcttggatctttgggtttatcaaacactaaattgctgaggtcatttacccctaatctaatccattgatccacccttctatttcttagccagtatcagactattttgataattactgcttatTAGTCcactttaagatctggtaccactAAGCCAccatccttcccttttttttttccattcgttcccttgatattcttgaccttttgttcttccagatgaattttgttgttatttttctagtttgattagaatggcactgaataagtaaattaatttaagtagaattgtcatttttactatattagcttggcctacccttgagcacttaatgtttttccattgtttaaatttaactttatttgtgtgaaaagtgttttgtaattgtgttgtctagagtgattttagagtttctctttctaacactgctgagctttgttggaaatatatagaaatgattatGTATGTGAGTTATTTtgttactttgctaaagttattatttcaactagtttttttagttgattttctaggattctctaaatataccatcatatcacaAAAGTCACAAAGAGTGATAATTCCTTATTGCCTGCTTTaattcctccaatttctttttcttctctaattgttcaagctagcatttctagtgtaatattaaataatagtgataatgggcatccttgctccattcctgatcttactgggaaggcttctaacttatccctattgcaAATGATACTGTCTTAAATAAACACTACTTATTGTtttaaggaaaggtttttttatttctatgctttctagtggtttttttttttaacatttattaatattcatttttaacatggttacatgattcatgctccacctttccccttcaaccccccNNNNNNNNNNNNNNNNNNNNNNNNNNNNNNNNNNNNNNNNNNNNNNNNNNNNNNNNNNNNNNNNNNNNNNNNNNNNNNNNNNNNNNNNNNNNNNNNNNNNNNNNNNNNNNNNNNNNNNNNNNNNNNNNNNNNNNNNNNNNNNNNNNNNNNNNNNNNNNNNNNNNNNNNNNNNNNNNNNNNNNNNNNNNNNNNNNNNNNNNNNNNNNNNNNNNNNNNNNNNNNNNNNNNNNNNNNNNNNNNNNNNNNNNNNNNNNNNNNNNNNNNNNNNNNNNNNNNNNNNNNNNNNNNNNNNNNNNNNNNNNNNNNNNNNNNNNNNNNNNNNNNNNNNNNtaatagtatttgtcccctctctctcccatgccctctttgtgtgtaatggaatattctattttcttattcactcaagtttctcttggtgtcccatgctattctccccctctttcccatcccccatgccatcttagattatttagtgttccaccctcaccctgttaattattcttctgattactataatagtgaatattataatagtgaatagagttcactacagagaattaaacataacatttctctacaaaggaatacagataattagatctcactgaggcccttaaaaaggcaaatttaaaaattataagttttctttctttcccctctgtatcttatttaccttttcaggtttctctcgatttttgtggttggatatcaaactttccatttagccccggtctttgctgtgcaaatacctggaattcttcaattttgttgaatgcccatactttcccttggaaatatatagtcaattttgatgggtagttgatccgtggttgcaggcccagctctcttgcctttctgaatattgtattccacgccttgaggtcttttagtgttgaggctgccagatcctgtgtgatcctgattgttgctccttgatatttgaattgtttctttctggcttcttgtaagattttttcttttgcttggaaactcttgaattttgcaatgatatttcttggtgttttcctttcttgatcgaatgccgcaggtgttctatgaatcctttcaatgtctatattgccctcttgttgtaggacttcagggcaattttgctgaattatttctgttagtatagagtccaggtttttattaatttctggtttttctggaagaccaattattctcaaattgtctcttctagaccggttttcttggtctgtcactctctcattgagatatttcatgtttccttctattttttcagtcttttggctttgttttatttgttcttgttgtcttgagagatcattagtttctacttgctcaattctagcctttagggattgattttcggctataatcttttggttttcggccataatcttctggtaatcggccataatcttttggttttcggccataatcttcttgttttcggccataatcttctggtattccttttcaatctggtcatttcttgtgttcaatttgcttatcagttcatttggtttctgagcctcgctttccagttgcaagattctaccttttaagctgttattttcttgccagatctcttccattttcctcagaatctcagatttgaactcttccatagcttgtgaggagttttccttatttggggagggtctggatggttgtttgttctcctcctctgtttgctcggttgtctggattttctctgtgtagaagctgtcgagtgttaaagacttcttttttttgttattattctttctcttctgaatttcctgtaactgattagccatcattagcccagcagcttctcaggtttatcctcgctctcagtgtctgtctgagatctattggctcctgaggtctgagttctagttttttccaaggtcaagccccctggtggattcccttgcttgatcctctgcaggaggttcctttacaagtctcagggagctacttccacagtcgtatacccgtctgcactggttccccacttaggctttagttcctggctgtgtttgcctccacccacgcctctgctcagcgggcactctgcgcccagcgtccactctcagctcccgcgcgctcagatttcgcgtgagttcttgacttaatggggtcctaagtcttgctgctctcaggaacaggtcccggagctgccgatgactcgatgggtgccccaaacttgctctatttctttttagctgggttcggagctataggtgagtgtggagggggtgggagtggggcggttgctcagctcgcgattgagtgagtgagagccctttttagcctggaaatgtctcgattccacgtaccttccacgctgtgccctgttgtgggggtttttatgtccccttgaggagttttgtgtgttttggtcaggagaggttaagagctgcttcttactctgccgccatcttaacccggaagtttGCCTCCAGCTTTTTAAgaaaaaaccataaaaaaaagcgtttctagtgtttttaataggaatgggtgttgtattttgtcaaaggctttttctgtatctattgacataatcatgtgatttctgctagtttgtttattgatatggtcaattagactgatagttttcttaatattaagccagctttgcattcttggtataaatgtCACCTAGATATAGTGAATatacttgtgatatattgctgtagtctctttgctagtattttatttaagatttttgcatcaatgttcattagagaaattggtctataattttctttctctgattttggtctTCCTAGTTTATttaatcagcaccatatttgtgtcataaaaagaatttgggaggactcctttgcttaattttccaaatattttgtatagcattgggattgattattctctaaatgtttgatagaattcacttgtagatccatctggccctgggagtTTTTTCTTGGGAGtttattgatggcttgttcaatttctttttctgatatgagattattttatttcctcttatgttaatctaggcaatttatatttttgcaaatatttatccatttcacctggattatcagatttattatcatataattggaCAGACTAGCTTCTAAtgattgctttagtttcctcttcattagaagtgaaatcacccttttcatttttgatactgttaatttgattatcttctttcatttttttaatcaaataaagcaatactctatcttttttatttgtttttttttcatagaaccaactctagtcttatttattagttcagtagtttttactttcaaatttgttaatttctttgatttttaggatttcccaTTTAATCTtcaatttggggatttttaatttgttctttttctagtgtttttttttttttggtttcatgtccaattcattaatctttttctctattttgttgatataagcactcagagatataaattttctccttagtACTACGTTGGCTCTGtctcataaattttgatttgttgtctcttcattgtcattctcttcatgaAATCAgtgatcatttctatgatttgttctttgacccattttgaagaattagattgaaatttccaattgattttttttaaacccttgtactttggtgtattgtctcataggtggaagattggtaagggtgggcaatgggggtcaagtgacttgcccagggtcacacagctgggaagtggctgaggccgggtttgaacctaggacctcctgtctctaggcctgactctcactccactgagctacccagctgctccctccaattgattttttttttttttgcacgtACTCAAAGGCTTTATTATATTACACAAGGATGTgcgggggtggagggagagatgGGGGTGCCGCGGTTAGCAGCGAATGCCCATTCCGATGGCCATAAATGTTCCGAAGATACCCCCGCTCTGCATCATGGTTTTGCCAATTCCGCCCATCAGCTCCCGGCCCCGCATCCTGATCCTGAGGCACGAGAAGGTACCGAACAGCGCCCCAGCCGCCATGCCCACGGCACAGCCCATCACGAAGCCCATCTTCACCCGGTCGAAGCAGCTGGGCTGGGACTGTCCATAGGGACCCACGGCCACTGGCATCTCGTTTTCGGCCTCAGTTGCTCCACTTTTCtccaattgatttttaatttgcctttctatgaacccttactgattataattttcattgcattatgacctgaaaaagttgcatttattatttgtttttctgctaTTGGTTGCAATCCTTATTGTCTTGAAAAAGGGATACCACAGAAATGTTACTTTGGGTGCTTGTCTCCAGTGTTAGCTCTCTGTATGTTTGCTATACAATATCTACTATTCAGTTATAAAACCTTCTAAAAACCAGATACAATTGTAGTCTACTATAGGGCCTTTTCCCCATCCTTAACTCTTCCAGCTGGCTCTGTAGAGAAGGAGTTGGCTTTCCATCTGATGAGACAGCATGCAGGAATGGAAAGTTTTGCTGAACCCAGAGATCTAAGCTGGAATCTCAGCTTAACTCAGTTGTCACTGCTTAACCTCTTCCaaccatagtttcctcatctacaaaatggggataatgtaaTGTCTACCTCACAATATGCTCTAGGCTATTCTGTTAAGGAAATCAATTTGCTAATCTTTAAAGTTCTCTACAAACCAGAGACCATTTTTGGAGGATAAAAGATCTCTTTTCAGCAAGGCTACCAAAGGAAGCCCTCATCTCTaaagttagttttctttcttttttttttcccaggttCATCTTCCATTTGCTGTTGTTGGAAGTACTGAAGAAGTGAAGATTGGAAATAAGATGGCAAAGGCCAGGCAGTACCCGTGGGGTGTGGTTCAAGGTCTGTTGTGGGCACTTGGGAAGGAGGTGCTGCTTGAGTAGAGGAACACTACTGTGGGATACTTCATAGTAATAAGGCAGGATGCAGTGGTTATTTCTCTCCAACAAATAACATGTTTAGGGCATTCCCAAGTTTCTGTAAGGTTGGAAGAAGTGGCCATCATGTGAATGGAACTCAGCCTCATCCTTGCCAAATCAGAAGGTGGAGAGCAGTAAAATCCTTCCTGACAAAGAATATGTTTTCCTTGAAATGAATGAACTTTACCAACACATATTAAGAAGACAATAGGTAGCTTCTGAATGAGCAATCCCCAGGAGCTCTTGTAAAATATTCTTTGGCTATCCTAATTCTATTTTCTAGATATCCTCAAATTTAATACTAATGAATATTTAAGTACCTTCAGGAAATCTAGCACTCCACTACCAACTCTCTGTCAGGGGTACcaaacagagaggaaaaaaaagtccttgaCCAGTGAGCAACTTATAATTGTAACTCAAACAGAAGATTGTAGTAGAGGCAAGGAGTATTCTCTTCATTCCTATCTCTGACTTTTTGAGTATAAACTCCCAAGCTATTACATGAAAAAGAATGGCTAAAACTAAGAATGTGCCCTCCAGAGGAGACAAGACACTCAGTGAGTTAGCCAATCAGATTGCTTTTATTTACTTAAGTCAACATAGGTTTTCAGTTACTTCACTCAGTTTCTTTCATCACTGTGGTGAAATTTATTAGCAGAAACACCAATAAGGGAAACAAGGCCAAAATTAATTATAAGTATCAATAAAAAGTCTCCAAACTAATAATAGATAGGTTTATTGATAGGTGGTCAGTCTCACAATAAAACCAAACTCTGGTCAAGATCAAGATCAAAGACCCAGAGCCTTAGAAGATAGCCCTTTTTTAAGCACAGAAATCTGATGACATAATGTcataaaaaagacagaaactttagtcaaattttaaaatagaatgaatataaaatttttcaCATGGGCAGGTCTTACTGATGCAAGTACTGAATAAgctagaaagtaaaaaaataatcactCTGGGTGgtaactttataattattattatggctGACCTTTCCAAACCTCGGTAATTAGGAGTCAGGGTCTCATTGTTTTTTGCTATCATAATTGTgtgaatggaatttattttttttttttttatcctgggactccattctaggagcatagggccacaaccagtaggcaatgggtcgctcagggtcacccagctgggaagtgtctgagcccggatttgaacctaggaccttttcgtctctaggcctggctctcaatccactgagctagcccagctgcccctactttaggttgcagtttctttagcagatgtagtttttacagggtggggttgctagccccacgcccaaccctcctcctttttcatccgggctagggaccgtccttagcccaggagtggtggtaagggtgggcgataggggtcaagtgactttcccaaggtcacacagctggaagtgtccgaggccggacttgaacttaggacctccagtctctaggcctggctctcaatccactgagccacccagctgccctgtgaaTGGAATTACCCTCCCCATAATGTAACTTTGTTTTGACATCACcaatcagtgacctggaggttgtttaccattgagatgtgcagaATAGACAAATccttagagaaaggaagttgaaaccatcaagatgggaaactgatcccacaggcactgcttccctgggtggtgccaggcaaattaaggaactatgattggttcctgagatgagacatgggagagctagtgggtggagaaaattgCTTATAAGGCAAGACCAAGGCTCTGCTCTCCCTCTCTTGGGCTCTTCTGGCAGAAGATTGGAACCTGGAGGAACCCctgttggtggtgagcttcaatccatcaaatGGCAAATAGTATAGTcaactctttacctctttcctacatttccctctctttactatcactactttgatgtaataaagctactaaagctactagcagcctcataatttaattttaactattacataaTTTAATACTAGGAGTCAGCAGTGAGATGGTTGACATTTGCACCCAAGAGCAGCCCTCCACCTCCCTTCTGACTACCCCAAAGACAGCCCTCCACTTCCTATCTCATGTTTACATGCAGCAGAGTGTGGTGGGTTTGATAGAAACTTTTCGATTAAAGGTTTAAGGTCAAAGTGCCTATCAGCAAGATTAAATACTACCCTAAGctgtatttttcttagctaatgcTTACAATTCACTCAAACTAatgattgtgttataaaaataaccataaaagttaatactattataatcataaaagggagTAGGGAGTTTCACACTCACATCACCCagcctctagagaaagaaaaacaagcacttattaaatacaaTCTAACTATGTGACtgacactatgctaaatgctggggatacaaagttaAGAGAATCCCCGCTATAAAGTAGCTTGCAGAGAATGGCAGAGACAACATAGAAACAActacatataggataaattggacaTAATCTCAGAAGCAGAGCACTAAGATTAAGAAAAAGTTCTTCCACCACACACTGGAAATTACCTAAATTCTCTGAGATATGTGTTAGAGGGAACTCCCAGCCTAATATAATGTTCAGACTATCTAAAAGAATCTTACCTTCCCAAGATggtgaaataataatgatagctcaGAGTCTGAGGTAGCAAGTGCAGGGAACTAGCCTCTTGCAGACAGACCCAGTGACTGAGAGCTATAATGACTAGTACTTTGGGTTCCAGGAAACTCAAAGCTCTTATGTGGTCTCTTCAAATCTTGTGTCCTTATTAACCTGGgctttcctggttctactttgtTTCAGTAAATACCCACTATAGAACTGGGAGATTTTAATAGGATAGGTGCATTGTCGCTCATTTTTCAGGGGGAATTCAACCAATTGGCTTTTTGCTGATATATTTAGTAACCAAGGGATTTATGTCAATTCAAAGTGACTATTATGTGTTCAATAAATAACCCATGATCATACATTGACGTCACACTTGGAGAAGACAGCATTTGATCATAAGTATTGGGTTATCAGATCTACATAATGAAGTTGTTTAGTGATTTTAAGTGTATTGCAAATTCAGAATTTCAGTCATTCAATTCACTCATGTCAAATGTGTTCCTCCTCTGGAGAGCTGTTCTTGGATTTAATTGCTTCTCCAAGTCAGCAGTGTGAGATCTGGAACTGTGAGCCAGGATTTACAGCCCAGAGCCGCAGGCAGAGTGGTCTAGGACTAGAGCAGATTATGGATGCAGTCTCCCACCTAGAAGTGCTGGGTGGATGGAGAATGGACAAGGAAGACTCTGAAGGAGTGGATTACAGACTTGACTCCCAGCAAAGGCTAGTTGCCCAGAGTAGACCACTAGAAGAATAACTAAGCAAATAAGCCAAAAACAGATAAAGAGCTATTTTGAGGCAATGGATGCATAAGACTCAAACCTCCAAAATAGCTACAAGCAATGGCTCAAAGAAAAATGCCACCTGCCCAAGAACAATTAGAATCCCTAAAAGAAATGATgcaacagttttttttaa
This genomic interval carries:
- the LOC123251276 gene encoding reactive oxygen species modulator 1-like, whose protein sequence is MPVAVGPYGQSQPSCFDRVKMGFVMGCAVGMAAGALFGTFSCLRIRMRGRELMGGIGKTMMQSGGIFGTFMAIGMGIRC